The Deltaproteobacteria bacterium genomic sequence CGCCGCAGTTGATGGCCACGAACGGGCCGTTCTTGCGCGGGCCGCGGCGGTGGATCTCGCGCGCGATCAGCTCCTTGCCGGTGCCGGTCTCGCCGGTGACGAGCACGCTGATGTCGGTGCCTGCCACCTTGTCGATCTTGCGGAAGATGTCGCGCATGGCGTCGCAGGAGCCGATGATGTCGCCGTAGGCGTGCTCGTCGAGGCGGTCCAGCAGAGCCTTCTTGTCCGCGCGCAGCTCATTGAGTTGCCGGCCCAGCTCCACCAGCAGGACCGCGGTGCTGCAGAAGCTGGTCGCCACCTCCAGCTCGCGGTCGGTGAACAGATTCGTCAGCTTGTCGTTTCCCACGTAGATGGCGCCGAGCATCTCGCCGCGCATCACCAGCGGAAGGCACATCACCGAGGCCAGCTTGAGATTGACCACGCTCTCGCTGGCGTTGAACTGCGAGTCGTGCAGGGCGTCCTCGATCCGCAGCGGCTGGCGCGTCTCCACCACGCGCCGGACGATGGTGTCGGAGAGGCTCTCGACCGCGTCGGCGACGTTCTCGCGCTGGAAGTTGCGGGCCTTGAGGACCTGCGGGATGCCGTCGTTGACGACGAGGACGAACCCCTTGTCCGCCCGGACCACCTCGATCAGCGCGTCGAGGAGCCGCGCGAGCGCCGAATCCACGCCAGGCTCGTTCGCGAGCTGCCGCGCGAATTGCGCGAGTCGCGAGGTCGCCAGCTCCGGACCGGAAAGGCCATCGCGGCGAAGCGCCACCGGCGGCTGAATTCGTTCGCCGCTCTGGAAGACCAGCTGCGTGCCGCCGAGCTCCATCGTGTCGCCGTCTGCCAGCGTGTGCTGCCCTCGCCGCTTCCCGTTCACCACCAGGTGGGCGCCCTCCAGCGCCGTAGCGATGAACGACTCGCCGTCGAACTGGATGGCCACGACGCCGCGGAGATCGGGAACGCGCACGTCGCTGTCCGGCGCAGCCGCGAGCGTGGTGAGCGGTTTCACCAGCGGAACGAAGGAGGGCGCCACACCCTCGGCGTGAACGACCAGCGTCGCCATCAGCGACCCTGCCCCGGCTGGAGGAGGCGGTCCGGGAGCTGTTCCTCGCCCTTGTAGTTCACGGCGGCGTGAATCGCGCCGCCCGCCCAGAGCGCATAGAAGATGGCCGCGCCGACCCACTTGACCACGTTGAGCCGGGCCGCG encodes the following:
- a CDS encoding GAF domain-containing protein; the protein is MATLVVHAEGVAPSFVPLVKPLTTLAAAPDSDVRVPDLRGVVAIQFDGESFIATALEGAHLVVNGKRRGQHTLADGDTMELGGTQLVFQSGERIQPPVALRRDGLSGPELATSRLAQFARQLANEPGVDSALARLLDALIEVVRADKGFVLVVNDGIPQVLKARNFQRENVADAVESLSDTIVRRVVETRQPLRIEDALHDSQFNASESVVNLKLASVMCLPLVMRGEMLGAIYVGNDKLTNLFTDRELEVATSFCSTAVLLVELGRQLNELRADKKALLDRLDEHAYGDIIGSCDAMRDIFRKIDKVAGTDISVLVTGETGTGKELIAREIHRRGPRKNGPFVAINCGAIPENLLESELFGHAKGAFTGAVAARPGRFQAASGGTLFLDEIGEMPVALQVKLLRALQERAVTRVGENKPEAVDIRVVAATNKDLDEEMKAGRFREDLYYRINVVHLHLPALRDRGEDAAMLAKWFLGRAVRELGSKVKGFSPQALVAIKRYRWPGNIRQLENRIKKAVVLADRPLISPDDLELRPEQLEPILPLAEARDEWQKRYINEVLERNGGNRTKTAKDLGVDPRTIFRHLERMEAEKRGETLPPDDSLDEQ